One stretch of Emys orbicularis isolate rEmyOrb1 chromosome 5, rEmyOrb1.hap1, whole genome shotgun sequence DNA includes these proteins:
- the SPON2 gene encoding spondin-2, which yields MENLMLGYSSCKVIWTLLITILGYTSCLPVGDDSVCTAEEVAKYSIVFVGKWSQAAFPKQYPLYRPPAQWSSLLGVTHSSDYNMWEKDEYASNGVRDFAEKGEAWTLMKEIEAAGEKIQSVHGIFSAPAISSGTGQTFTELEAHSRHSLVSFVVRIVPSPDWFVGVDSLNLCEGDHWKEQETVELFPYDAGTDSGFTFSSPNFATIPQDTVTEITCSSPSHPANSFYYPKLKSLPPIARVTIVKLKRNQLGLPGPQPNLTAVGNEIDDSVSETPLDCEISLWSSWGLCRGTCGKIGTKTRTRYVRLQPANNGTPCPNLDEETECEPDNCV from the exons ATGGAAAACCTGATGCTTGGCTACAGTTCCTGTAAAGTTATCTGGACACTGCTTATAACAATTTTAGGCTATACCAGCTGTCTGCCTGTGGGTGATGATTCTGTTTGCACAGCAGAGGAAGTTGCTAAGTACAGCATAGTCTTTGTAGGGAAATGGAGTCAGGCTGCTTTCCCTAAGCAGTATCCCCTTTATAGGCCTCCAGCACAGTGGTCTTCCTTGCTAG GTGTTACCCATAGTTCTGACTATAACATGTGGGAAAAGGATGAATATGCCAGCAATGGTGTGCGTGATTTTGCTGAAAAGGGTGAAGCATGGACATTAATGAAGGAAATAGAAGCAGCTGGAGAAAAAATTCAAAGTGTGCATGGAATCTTCTCAGCTCCTGCCATTTCCAGTGGTACAGGACAAACCTTCACGGAATTAGAAGCACATTCAAGACACTCCTTA GTTTCTTTTGTTGTACGAATTGTGCCCAGCCCTGATTGGTTTGTGGGTGTTGACAGTCTAAATCTATGTGAAGGAGATCATTGGAAAGAACAAGAAACAGTAGAACTTTTCCCATATGATGCTGGAACAGACAGTGGTTTCACATTTTCCTCACCAAACTTTGCCACTATTCCACAGGATACTGTTACAGAG ATCACTTGTTCCTCTCCAAGTCACCCAGCAAACTCATTTTATTATCCCAAGCTAAAAAGTTTGCCACCTATTGCTCGAGTAACCATTGTAAAACTTAAAAGAAACCAGCTGGGTCTTCCTGGTCCTCAGCCTAACCTGACTGCTGTAGGCAATGAAATAGATGACTCTGTCTCAG AAACACCATTGGACTGTGAGATTTCACTGTGGTCTTCCTGGGGTCTTTGCAGAGGTACTTGTGGAAAGATAGGGACCAAAACCAGAACTCGTTATGTACGCCTTCAACCTGCCAATAATGGAACTCCTTGTCCAAACCTGGATGAAGAAACAGAATGTGAACCAGACAATTGTGTCTGA